A section of the Pochonia chlamydosporia 170 chromosome 2, whole genome shotgun sequence genome encodes:
- a CDS encoding sugar transporter (similar to Cordyceps militaris CM01 XP_006667944.1), which translates to MTNKGPHVNLGADRLREFNSTLVFVMLYMCSCAFNFGYDVGNFGAVQGMGSFGRRFGECNSNGACKLPAWLSSLMTSLPFLGKALGAIACGPIAERFGRKMCIIVIAALSFIGVLLQTTATTSAQFTIGRFISFGMTGMTIVVVPIYQAETAPKMLRGMMASTLQLMIVGGQLVASLVTYGTQSLTSDKAWQIPVGLQFVAPAFIVAFLPFVPESPRWLLSRGRVFEAKESLQKLRKNHSETEINEEMEILQTAHSLEEKGSWAEVFDKSNRRRTFVAIVAMFGQQITGQAFSSQYSVIFYQSQGFKSQAFLFNILSNISGLVCLVATWYIIDQVGRRPMLMTGGSGMAVSLFIVGGLGSIKSPVDAQKNTMVAFFILFTSAYNLSWAPVSYVVVSEAASSRVKEKTNLLASVISIITTFVTSFTIPYLLNKPYAALGAKVGFIYGSINVLMVVVAFFCVPEMKGRSLEEIDLLFESGIPLRRFKSRRDLAFEENVVIDGQKV; encoded by the exons ATGACGAATAAAGGTCCTCACGTAAACCTAGGAGCGGATCGCCTTCGGGAGTTTAACAGTACTCTTGTGTTTGTGATGCT ATACATGTGCAGTTGTGCATTCAATTTTGGCTACGATGTCGGCAATTTCGGCGCTGTCCAAGGAATGGGCAGCTTTGGCAGGCGTTTCGGTGAATGCAACTCCAACGGAGCGTGTAAGCTGCCTGCCTGGCTGTCCTCTCTCATGACGTCTCTTCCGTTTCTTGGAAAAGCACTCGGTGCTATTGCATGTGGACCAATTGCTGAGAGATTCGGGCGGAAGATGTGCATTATTGTCATAGCTGCTCTGTCCTTCAT TGGCGTATTGCTCCAGACGACAGCTACGACAAGTGCACAATTCACGATAGGAAGATTCATCAGTTTCGGAATGACGGGTATGACTATTGTTGTCGTGCCGATCTACCAGGCTGAGACGGCGCCAAAGATGCTCCGTGGCATGATGGCATCCACGCTTCAACTGATGATTGTTGGAGGACAATTAGTTGCTTCTCTTGTGACGTATGGCACGCAGAGTCTCACAAGTGATAAGGCGTGGCAAATACCTGTTGGTCTGCAATTTGTTGCGCCAGCCTTTATTGTAGCCTTTTTGCCATTCGTTCCTGAGTCTCCTCGATG GCTTTTATCCCGCGGACGAGTTTTCGAAGCTAAAGAATCGTTGCAGAAACTGAGAAAGAACCATTCCGAAACGGAAATTAATGAGGAAATGGAGATACTGCAGACCGCACATTCTCTTGAAGAAAAGGGTTCATGGGCAGAGGTATTCGACAAGAGTAATAGGCGGAGAACCTTTGTTGCTATTGTGGCTATGTTTGGGCAGCAAATCACTGGCCAAGCGTTTTCGAGTCAATACTCGGTCATTTTCTACCAAAGCCAAGGGTTCAAGAGCCAGGCGTTCTTGTTCAATATACTGAGCAATATTTCCGGgctggtctgtctggtggctaCTTGGTACATAATTGATCAGGTTGGCCGTCGACCGATGTTAATGACAGGAGGGTCAGGTATGGCCGTGTCTCTGTTTATAGTTGGTGGACTGGGCTCGATAAAGTCGCCGGTCGATGCTCAAAAGAATACCATG GTGGCGTTCTTTATTCTGTTTACCAGCGCGTACAACTTGTCCTGGGCTCCAGT GTCCTATGTTGTCGTATCTGAAGCGGCTTCCAGTCGTGTCAAGGAAAAGACAAACTTGCTCGCTAGCGTCATTTCCATTATCACGACGTTTGTCACTTCCTTTACGATTCCGTATTTGCTGAACAAGCCGTACGCGGCGTTGGGTGCGAAAGTAGGCTTCATATATGGCTCGATTAATGtgctgatggtggttgtTGCGTTTTTCTGCGTTCCTGAGATGAAGGGTCGGAgtttggaggagattgatcTGCTTTTCGAGTCTGGAATTCCTCTTCGCAGGTTTAAGAGTCGTCGCGACTTGGCATTCGAGGAGAATGTTGTTATTGATGGCCAAAAGGTTTAG
- a CDS encoding oxidoreductase, 2OG-Fe(II) oxygenase family (similar to Beauveria bassiana ARSEF 2860 XP_008595133.1) codes for MAVSTEGDERADPVARLKTIRLQALKSAGPEDIDKLVVAATHDGIFYLSFEDDHQLSRAIAGMQSLGVDLFSLDMEHKMGHDIDKLGQYKLNGYKPIGRNVGGIKGQRDGFESYSISRNTISSLPDTKVSHLEVINEYNNTLVSFTAACSDIANMVFKILSQAFNLQENKSLESCHDASKPTLDIVRLLKYPSSIGNNCFSIPQTAHTDVGSLTFLYSESPGLQILPAGSKEWRHVIPKQGHLMVNFGDAMKTLSNGRLESVMHRVVTVPGTQVLDRHSFAFMIRPRPENLMTALPGFREADFEDDGQVLTCEEWVARKFKVMRGDKDEFQISGK; via the exons ATGGCAGTGTCCACAGAGGGAGATGAACGCGCCGATCCGGTCGCGCGACTTAAAACAATTCGACTCCAAGCTTTGAAGAGTGCGGGTCCCGAGGATATTGACAAGCTTGTTGTCGCCGCGACACACGATGGAATCTTTTACCTCAGTTTTGAGGATGATCATCAGCTCTCTCGCGCCATAGCTGGCATGCAAAGCCTTGGAGTTGATCTATTCAGCTTGGATATGGAGCACAAGATGGGACATGATAttgacaaacttggacaATATAAGTTGAATGG ATACAAACCAATTGGCAGAAATGTCGGCGGTATCAAAGGTCAGCGTGATGGCTTTGAGAGCTACTCG ATATCCAGAAACACGATATCGTCATTACCGGACACGAAAGTTTCCCATCTCGAAGTCATAAACGAATACAACAACACATTAGTTTCCTTCACAGCCGCATGTTCAGATATCGCAAACATGGTATTCAAAATCCTCTCGCAAGCGTTCAACTTACAAGAGAACAAGTCCCTCGAATCCTGCCACGACGCGTCAAAACCAACTCTCGATATCGTCCGCCTTCTAAAATACCCCTCATCAATAGGCAACAACTGCTTCAGCATCCCTCAGACCGCCCACACAGATGTAGGGTCTCTGACTTTCTTATACTCGGAATCCCCGGGCCTGCAGATTCTCCCTGCTGGCTCGAAAGAGTGGCGACATGTGATACCGAAACAGGGACACTTGATGGTAAATTTTGGTGACGCGATGAAGACTCTTAGCAATGGACGCTTGGAGAGTGTGATGCATCGGGTGGTGACTGTGCCGGGGACGCAGGTACTGGACCGGCATAGCTTTGCCTTTATGATTCGGCCGCGGCCGGAAAACCTTATGACTGCTTTACCGGGATTTAGAGAAGCGGACTTTGAGGACGACGGGCAGGTACTGACTTGTGAGGAATGGGTGGCAAGAAAGTTCAAAGTGATGAGAGGTGACAAGGATGAGTTTCAAATTAGTGGTAAATGA
- a CDS encoding phosphotransferase enzyme family domain-containing protein: MTPKPRFLVMDKDDTIWYQLDESTDEWLKTVRKEDTCRAIGNLILKHRPGEAEVLHAVIKGGYNVIYRLEYTDGSSIILRMPIKGIVPFPDEKVRYEVATMRYVAAHTTIPVPHVHHYAAAAENPTGLGPYIIMDYIEHHQSMSRALLDPERKIDERPFLNPEISEDKLEHLYAQMAHIMLQLSKLKFPRIGSLVEDDDATDSISVKARPLTSNMCDIVVHTNVPSIILPSQTYTSAAEWYRALADMHLAQLAFQHNDAVDDEDDARDKYVARQLFRNISAQGRLFQDQEECDQDFRLFSEDFRPTNVLLDKDQQVVGVIDWEFAYAAPASFSFDPPWWLLLEEPEYWPGGYRAWMEAYEPRLQTFLRVLEAEEKKYDCVPPAERLNGTSVTDERAEIPLSQRMRGSWEKQMWMINYAARKSWAFDCVWWKFLDERYFGANENQDHLPRLEVLSKPQQEVMERFVLRKMEECARGGITTWTDEDAAEYRAGLAI; encoded by the exons ATGACACCTAAACCGAGGTTCCTtgtcatggacaaggacgacACCATTTGGTACCAGCTGGACGAGTCGACTGATGAATGGCTCAAGACCGTCCGCAAGGAAGACACTTGTCGTGCCATTGGCAACCTTATTCTGAAACATCGGCCgggagaagcagaagtaCTGCATGCGGTAATAAAAGGTGGCTATAATGTCATCTACAGACTCGAGTATACCGATGGCTCATCCATCATATTGAGGATGCCAATCAAGG GTATCGTGCCATTTCCGGACGAAAAAGTTCGCTATGAAGTGGCTACCATGCGATATGTTGCTGCTCATACAACTATTCCAGTTCCGCATGTCCATCATTACGCGGCTGCGGCCGAAAACCCTACTGGACTTGGCCCGTATATCATCATGGACTATATCGAGCATCATCAGAGTATGTCAAGGGCTCTTCTTGACCCGGAACGCAAAATTGATGAGCGCCCGTTTCTAAATCCTGAAATCAGCGAGGACAAGCTTGAGCATCTATACGCCCAGATGGCCCATATTATGCTACAGCTTTCCAAGCTAAAATTTCCTCGTATTGGCTCTTTGgttgaggacgacgatgccacTGATTCTATCAGCGTAAAAGCGCGTCCCCTAACCTCGAATATGTGCGACATTGTCGTGCATACTAATGTACCATCAATTATACTGCCATCTCAAACCTACACTTCTGCGGCTGAGTGGTACCGTGCTCTCGCAGACATGCACCTGGCTCAGTTGGCATTTCAACATAACGACGCtgtggacgacgaggacgatgcTCGCGACAAATATGTCGCTCGTCAGCTCTTTCGCAACATTTCTGCCCAAGGACGGCTATTTCAAGACCAAGAGGAGTGTGACCAAGATTTCCGATTATTCTCCGAGGACTTTCGGCCAACGAATGTTCTTCTAGATAAGGACCAACAGGTCGTCGGTGTAATAGACTGGGAGTTTGCGTACGCGGCTCCAGCATCATTCAGCTTTGACCCTCCGTGGTGGTTGCTCCTGGAAGAACCCGAATACTGGCCTGGTGGCTATCGTGCTTGGATGGAGGCGTACGAGCCTCGTCTTCAGACTTTTCTACGGGTATTGGAAGCTGAAGAGAAGAAATATGATTGCGTACCTCCTGCTGAACGCCTAAACGGAACGTCGGTGACTGATGAGAGAGCGGAAATACCGCTTTCTCAGCGTATGCGTGGTAGCTGGGAGAAACAGATGTGGATGATTAACTACGCAGCAAGAAAGAGCTGGGCATTtgattgtgtctggtggaagtTCCTGGACGAGAGATACTTCGGGGCAAACGAGAATCAGGACCATTTGCCTCGGTTGGAGGTGCTTTCTAAGCCCCAACAGGAGGTAATGGAACGATTTGTATTACGTAAAATGGAGGAGTGTGCAAGAGGTGGCATCACAACATGGACTGATGAAGACGCGGCGGAGTATCGTGCTGGGTTGGCCATCTGA
- a CDS encoding arylsulfatase (similar to Aspergillus terreus NIH2624 XP_001214553.1), with amino-acid sequence MNGHTVKRPNFLVIVADDLGFSDLGCYASEINTPYIDALASEAHSMRFSQFHVAAACSPTRSMLMTGTDHHIAGLGQLQEFTRSSPAHRGQPGHEGYLNEKVVALPELLSDGGYYTVMSGKWHLGLQKKHLPINRGFKKSLALLPGCANHYDYEPAYHDPTSEPGRFFETATRALHAEDDRYLKDGELGKDWYSSDGYATRLISYLQNRTEQEQAQPFFAYLPFSAPHWPLQAPAEICAKYKGRYKDGPEVLRQERVQRLKKIGLVPNTAVAHPVVTTDGEPQDWESLDDHTRASSARAMEVYAAMVERMDWNVGQVVEYLRETGEYDNTFIMFMSDNGAEGASYEASPLIGTSIMAHISKYYDNSLDNIGRGNSFVWYGPLWAQAATAPSRLYKMFSTEGGCRVPLVVKPHASMSSTILPGAVAGGKIVDAFCTVMDIVPTILDFAGLQHPAEYKGRKIACLRGHSWRSYLEQLYSISPKASIHDSNYVAGFEIAGSGALRRGDWKITFVPAPKGPQRWELFNLATDPGETTDLRDKETKVLRELLQLWEEYRKDVGVVGLAGEYSRAVQGAQQTTLKDEMEDPYAWIKYIGRPGITPKELTNVVPTV; translated from the exons ATGAACGGGCATACAGTCAAAAGACCCAACTTCTTGGTCATTGTCGCAGATGACCTCGGGTTCAGTGACCTAGGCTGCTATGCCTCAGAGATTAATACACCTTACATTGATGCACTAGCAAGCGAAGCGCACTCCATGCGATTCTCCCAGTTCCATGTCGCCGCAGCATGTAGTCCTACTCGCTCCATGCTCATGACAGGAACGGACCACCACATCGCTGGATTGGGGCAACTACAAGAATTTACACGTAGTTCGCCTGCTCACCGTGGACAGCCTGGTCATGAAGGATACCTGAATGAAAAGGTTGTTGCACTGCCAGAACTTCTATCTGATGGTGGTTACTATACCGTCATGAGTGGCAAGTGGCATTTGGGCCTGCAAAAGAAACACCTCCCCATTAATCGAGGCTTTAAAAAGAGTCTTGCATTGCTTCCAGGGTGTGCTAATCACTATG ATTATGAGCCGGCATATCACGATCCAACCTCCGAGCCCGGTCGATTCTTTGAAACTGCTACTCGGGCATTACACGCCGAAGATGACAGATACTTGAAAGACGGGGAACTCGGCAAAGACTGGTACTCATCAGACGGGTACGCCACACGATTAATCTCCTACCTCCAAAATAGAACGGAGCAAGAACAAGCCCAACCCTTCTTTGCGTATCTTCCATTCTCTGCACCACATTGGCCGCTCCAAGCCCCAGCCGAAATTTGCGCTAAATACAAGGGGAGATACAAAGACGGACCGGAGGTACTACGCCAAGAGCGTGTCCAACGTCTAAAAAAGATAGGCTTAGTTCCCAATACGGCCGTTGCACACCCCGTAGTAACTACCGACGGTGAACCACAAGACTGGGAATCGCTCGACGACCACACAAGAGCTTCATCCGCCAGAGCTATGGAAGTCTACGCAGCAATGGTAGAGCGCATGGACTGGAATGTAGGACAAGTAGTCGAGTACCTGCGAGAAACAGGCGAATATGACAACACATTCATCATGTTCATGAGCGACAATGGCGCCGAGGGAGCCAGCTACGAGGCTAGTCCGCTCATTGGGACGAGCATCATGGCACACATCAGCAAATATTACGACAATAGTCTCGATAATATCGGCCGGGGTAACTCCTTCGTTTGGTACGGACCTCTCTGGGCACAAGCTGCCACTGCACCCTCCCGATTATATAAAATGTTTTCTACAGAAGGAGGATGTCGTGTGCCACTAGTAGTAAAGCCACACGCTAGCATGAGCAGTACAATATTACCCGGTGCGGTGGCTGGTGGCAAAATAGTTGATGCATTCTGCACAGTCATGGATATTGTTCCAACAATATTGGACTTTGCAGGCCTGCAACATCCAGCAGAGTACAAAGGTCGCAAAATCGCTTGTCTACGCGGCCATAGTTGGCGATCATACCTAGAACAGCTTTATTCAATTAGCCCAAAAGCATCTATACACGACTCGAACTATGTAGCGGGATTTGAGATCGCTGGTTCTGGGGCACTTCGTCGTGGCGACTGGAAGATTACATTTGTGCCTGCTCCAAAGGGTCCTCAGCGCTGGGAACTGTTCAATCTGGCCACAGATCCTGGTGAAACTACTGATCTGCGCGACAAAGAGACCAAAGTATTACGGGAGTTGCTACAGTTGTGGGAGGAATATAGAAAGGATGTGGGTGTGGTTGGGCTTGCTGGTGAATACAGCCGGGCGGTCCAGGGGGCACAGCAAACGACCTTGAAGGATGAGATGGAGGATCCGTACGCTTGGATTAAGTATATTGGACGTCCTGGCATTACACCTAAAGAGTTGACGAACGTTGTACCTACGGTGTGA